In Enterobacter cloacae, the following are encoded in one genomic region:
- a CDS encoding molybdenum-dependent transcriptional regulator, with amino-acid sequence MQAEILLTLRLQQKLFADPRRIALLKQIEQTGSISQGAKNAGISYKSAWDAINDMNTLSEQTLVDRATGGKGGGGAVVTRYGQRLIQLYDLLGQIQQKAFDVLSDNDNLPLDSLLAAISRFSLQTSARNQWFGTVTARDNSQVQQHIEILLADGTTRLKAAVTAQSGHRLGLDEGKEVLVLLKAPWVNITRNPERAKHADNQLHGAISHIERGEEQCEVLMTLPDGQTLCATVPVSEASELEEGAVVTAYFNADRVIIATLC; translated from the coding sequence ATGCAGGCCGAAATCCTCCTCACCCTACGACTTCAGCAGAAGCTTTTCGCCGACCCACGACGTATTGCCCTGCTTAAACAGATAGAACAAACCGGCTCAATTAGCCAGGGTGCTAAGAACGCAGGCATCAGCTATAAAAGCGCCTGGGATGCGATCAACGACATGAACACCCTGAGCGAACAAACGCTGGTTGACAGGGCAACGGGCGGCAAAGGTGGCGGCGGCGCGGTAGTGACCCGTTACGGCCAGCGCCTGATTCAGCTTTACGATCTGCTGGGGCAGATCCAGCAAAAAGCCTTTGATGTACTCAGTGACAACGATAACCTCCCGCTGGATAGCCTGTTGGCGGCCATTTCCCGCTTCTCGTTACAGACCAGCGCCCGCAACCAGTGGTTTGGTACGGTAACGGCACGCGATAATTCCCAGGTGCAGCAGCACATTGAGATCTTACTTGCCGATGGCACCACTCGCCTGAAGGCCGCGGTGACGGCACAGAGCGGACATCGCCTCGGGCTGGATGAAGGCAAAGAGGTGCTGGTTTTGCTCAAGGCACCGTGGGTCAATATCACCCGCAACCCCGAGCGCGCAAAGCACGCGGACAACCAGCTGCACGGCGCAATCAGTCATATTGAACGCGGCGAGGAGCAGTGTGAGGTACTGATGACCCTGCCAGACGGGCAAACGCTTTGCGCGACGGTTCCGGTAAGCGAGGCGAGCGAATTAGAAGAAGGTGCTGTGGTGACCGCATATTTCAACGCCGACCGGGTGATTATCGCCACATTGTGCTAA
- the acrZ gene encoding multidrug efflux pump accessory protein AcrZ translates to MLELLKSLVFAVIMVPVVMAIILGAIYGLGEVFNVFSNIGHRDQPKKQH, encoded by the coding sequence ATGTTAGAGTTGTTGAAAAGTCTGGTATTCGCCGTGATCATGGTACCAGTAGTGATGGCTATCATCCTCGGTGCCATCTACGGCCTGGGTGAAGTGTTCAACGTCTTTTCGAACATTGGTCACAGAGACCAGCCTAAAAAGCAGCATTAA
- a CDS encoding molybdate ABC transporter substrate-binding protein, translating to MARTWVRLFAGATLTFTLAGHALADENKITVFAAASLTNAMQDIAAEYKKEKNVEVVSSFASSSTLARQIEAGAPADLFISADQKWMDYAAEKKSIDTATRETLLGNSLVVVAPKSSTQGDITINKDTPWIRLLNGGRLAVGDPEHVPAGIYAKEALQKLGAWQTLSPKLAPAEDVRGALALVERNEAPLGIVYGSDAIASKGVKVVGTFPEDSHKKVEYPVAIVDGHKNATVTAFCDYLKGPQASAIFKRYGFTTH from the coding sequence ATGGCACGTACATGGGTACGCCTTTTCGCAGGGGCAACGCTGACGTTCACTCTCGCCGGACACGCGCTGGCTGATGAAAATAAAATTACGGTCTTTGCGGCGGCGTCGCTGACCAATGCGATGCAGGATATTGCAGCTGAGTACAAGAAAGAGAAGAACGTAGAGGTTGTCTCCTCTTTTGCTTCGTCTTCTACACTGGCTCGCCAGATTGAAGCGGGCGCACCTGCCGATCTGTTTATTTCGGCAGACCAGAAGTGGATGGATTACGCCGCTGAGAAAAAATCCATTGATACGGCAACCCGTGAAACGCTGCTGGGTAATAGCCTTGTTGTGGTGGCACCAAAATCCAGTACGCAGGGCGACATCACCATCAACAAAGACACTCCCTGGATCCGCCTGCTGAACGGTGGGCGTCTGGCGGTAGGCGATCCGGAACACGTTCCGGCGGGAATTTACGCCAAAGAGGCGCTGCAAAAACTGGGGGCATGGCAGACACTGTCCCCGAAACTGGCTCCGGCTGAAGACGTGCGCGGCGCGCTGGCACTGGTAGAACGTAACGAAGCCCCGCTGGGGATTGTGTACGGTTCTGATGCCATTGCCAGCAAAGGTGTGAAGGTGGTGGGGACGTTCCCGGAAGACTCCCACAAGAAAGTGGAATACCCTGTTGCGATTGTTGATGGACATAAAAATGCGACGGTGACGGCCTTCTGTGACTATCTGAAGGGGCCGCAGGCGTCTGCAATCTTTAAACGTTATGGATTCACGACTCACTAA
- a CDS encoding molybdate ABC transporter permease, which translates to MILTDPEWQAVLLSLKVSSLAVALSLPFGIFFAWLLVRCKFPGKALLDSVLHLPLVLPPVVVGYLLLISMGRRGFIGEWLYDWFGLTLAFSWRGAVLAAAVMSFPLMVRAIRLALEGVDLKLEQAARTLGAGRWRVFFTITLPLTLPGIIVGTVLGFARSLGEFGATITFVSNIPGETRTIPSAMYTLIQTPGGEGAAARLCVISIVLALGSLLVSEWLARISRERMGK; encoded by the coding sequence ATGATATTGACCGATCCTGAATGGCAGGCTGTGCTGCTGAGCCTTAAAGTTTCTTCCCTGGCGGTAGCGCTGAGTTTGCCCTTTGGGATCTTCTTTGCCTGGTTACTGGTTCGCTGTAAATTTCCAGGCAAAGCCCTGCTTGATAGTGTTCTTCATCTTCCCCTTGTCTTGCCGCCCGTCGTGGTCGGTTATCTGCTGTTAATTTCGATGGGCCGACGTGGGTTTATCGGTGAATGGTTATATGACTGGTTTGGACTGACGCTTGCCTTCAGCTGGCGTGGTGCGGTTCTGGCGGCTGCGGTGATGTCATTCCCGCTGATGGTCAGGGCGATTCGCCTGGCGCTGGAAGGTGTTGATCTTAAGCTCGAACAGGCGGCCCGTACGCTGGGTGCCGGGCGCTGGCGCGTCTTTTTCACCATTACGCTCCCGCTCACGCTGCCGGGTATTATTGTTGGTACGGTGCTGGGGTTTGCCCGTTCGCTCGGGGAGTTTGGTGCCACCATTACTTTTGTGTCGAACATTCCCGGTGAAACGCGCACCATTCCGTCGGCCATGTATACCCTGATCCAGACGCCGGGCGGTGAAGGTGCAGCGGCGCGGCTGTGCGTGATTTCGATTGTGCTGGCGCTGGGCTCTCTGCTGGTGTCTGAATGGCTGGCGCGCATCAGCCGTGAGCGAATGGGGAAATAG
- the modC gene encoding molybdenum import ATP-binding protein ModC: protein MLELNFTQTLGSHCLTLNETLPASGITAIFGVSGAGKTSLINAISGLTRPQSGRIVLNDRVLNDVENKIYLSPDKRRIGYVFQDARLFPHYSVRGNLRYGMAKSMAAQFDKLVALLGIEALLERLPSSLSGGEKQRVAIGRALLTAPELLLLDEPLASLDLPRKRELLPYLQRLAREINIPMLYVSHSLDEILHLADKVLVLEDGSVKAFGNLEEVWGSSVMHPWLPKEQQSSILKVSVLEHHPHYAMTALALGDQHLWVNKIDKPLQSALRIRIQASDVSLVLQPPLQTSIRNILRAKVAQCFDDNGQVEVQLEVGSKTLWARISPWARDELGIKPGLWLYAQIKSVSITT from the coding sequence ATGCTGGAACTGAATTTCACCCAGACGCTGGGAAGCCACTGCCTGACGCTTAACGAAACGCTGCCCGCGAGCGGTATTACGGCAATTTTCGGCGTCTCCGGAGCGGGGAAAACCTCGCTGATTAATGCTATTAGCGGCCTGACGCGACCGCAGTCAGGCCGCATTGTATTGAATGACCGCGTCTTAAATGACGTGGAAAACAAAATTTACCTGTCGCCGGATAAACGCCGCATTGGCTACGTTTTCCAGGATGCCCGCTTATTCCCGCACTACAGCGTTCGCGGCAATCTGCGCTACGGCATGGCGAAAAGCATGGCTGCACAGTTTGATAAGCTGGTGGCGCTTCTGGGGATTGAAGCGTTGCTTGAGCGGCTGCCTTCCTCCCTTTCTGGCGGTGAGAAACAGCGCGTGGCGATAGGGCGCGCACTGCTGACTGCGCCGGAACTGCTGCTACTTGACGAGCCGCTGGCGTCGCTGGATCTGCCGCGTAAGCGTGAGCTGTTGCCGTATCTGCAACGTCTGGCGCGTGAAATCAATATCCCGATGCTCTACGTCAGCCATTCACTGGACGAAATTCTGCATCTGGCAGACAAAGTGCTGGTGCTGGAAGACGGCAGCGTGAAGGCGTTCGGCAATCTGGAAGAGGTGTGGGGCAGTAGCGTGATGCACCCGTGGCTGCCGAAGGAGCAGCAGAGCAGCATCCTGAAGGTGAGCGTTCTGGAACATCACCCGCACTACGCCATGACGGCACTGGCGCTGGGCGATCAGCATCTGTGGGTCAATAAGATTGATAAACCGTTGCAGTCCGCGCTGCGGATCCGCATTCAGGCGTCGGATGTTTCCCTTGTGCTGCAACCACCGCTGCAAACCAGTATCCGTAACATTCTGCGCGCAAAAGTTGCGCAGTGTTTTGATGATAATGGTCAGGTTGAAGTACAGCTGGAGGTGGGCAGCAAGACGCTCTGGGCGCGCATTAGCCCGTGGGCCAGAGATGAGTTAGGGATCAAACCTGGCCTGTGGCTCTATGCGCAAATCAAAAGCGTTTCCATTACCACCTGA
- the insF3 gene encoding transposase InsF for insertion sequence IS3C, producing MKYVFIEKHQAEFSIKAMCRVLRVARSGWYTWCQRRTRISTRQQFRQHCDSVVLAAFTRSKQRYGAPRLTDELRAQGYPFNVKTVAASLRRQGLRAKASRKFSPVSYRAHGLPVSENLLEQDFYASGPNQKWAGDITYLRTDEGWLYLAVVIDLWSRAVIGWSMSPRMTAQLACDALQMALWRRKRPRNVIVHTDRGGQYCSADYQAQLKRHNLRGSMSAKGCCYDNACVESFFHSLKVECIHGEHFISREIMRATVFNYIECDYNRWRRHSWCGGLSPEQFENKNLA from the coding sequence ATGAAGTATGTCTTTATTGAAAAACATCAGGCTGAGTTCAGCATCAAAGCAATGTGCCGCGTGCTCCGGGTGGCCCGCAGCGGCTGGTATACGTGGTGTCAGCGGCGGACAAGGATAAGCACGCGTCAGCAGTTCCGCCAACACTGCGACAGCGTTGTCCTCGCGGCTTTTACCCGGTCAAAACAGCGTTACGGTGCCCCACGCCTGACGGATGAACTGCGTGCTCAGGGTTACCCCTTTAACGTAAAAACCGTGGCGGCAAGCCTGCGCCGTCAGGGACTGAGGGCAAAGGCCTCCCGGAAGTTCAGCCCGGTCAGCTACCGCGCACACGGCCTGCCTGTGTCAGAAAATCTGTTGGAGCAGGATTTTTACGCCAGTGGCCCGAACCAGAAGTGGGCAGGAGACATCACGTACTTACGTACAGATGAAGGCTGGCTGTATCTGGCAGTGGTCATTGACCTGTGGTCACGTGCCGTTATTGGCTGGTCAATGTCGCCACGCATGACGGCGCAACTGGCCTGCGATGCCCTGCAGATGGCGCTGTGGCGGCGTAAGAGGCCCCGGAACGTTATCGTTCACACGGACCGTGGAGGCCAGTACTGTTCAGCAGATTATCAGGCGCAACTGAAACGGCATAATCTGCGTGGAAGTATGAGCGCAAAAGGTTGCTGCTACGATAATGCCTGCGTGGAAAGCTTCTTTCATTCGCTGAAAGTGGAATGTATCCATGGAGAACACTTTATCAGCCGGGAAATAATGCGGGCAACGGTGTTTAATTATATCGAATGTGATTACAATCGGTGGCGGCGGCACAGTTGGTGTGGCGGCCTCAGTCCGGAACAATTTGAAAACAAGAACCTCGCTTAG